Proteins found in one Zea mays cultivar B73 chromosome 1, Zm-B73-REFERENCE-NAM-5.0, whole genome shotgun sequence genomic segment:
- the LOC103641011 gene encoding vesicle-associated membrane protein 721 isoform X1: MGLTSTRWMAQPPPPPEMERPAASGALIYAMVARGTVAVAEHTSYTGNFRDIAAQCLHKLPAGNNRFTYTCDAHTFNFLVSDGYAYCVVATESAGRQIPMAFLEMIKEEFNRRYSGGEAGTATANSLTRDFGPRLRDQMQYCTDHPEEVSKLSRVKAQVDQVKSIMMENIDKAFDRGQQIDGLVTRTEQLHDEAVDFRRQGVQLRRRMWYQNMKVKLIVLGVVVALILIIVLSICHGGCSK, translated from the exons ATGGGG CTCACATCGACCAGGTGGATggcgcagccgccgccgccgccggagatGGAGAGACCTGCTGCTTCCGGGGCGCTCATCTACGCCATGGTGGCGCGGGGCACGGTGGCGGTGGCGGAGCACACGTCCTACACGGGCAACTTCCGGGACATCGCCGCGCAGTGCCTGCACAAGCTGCCGGCGGGGAACAACCGGTTCACCTACACCTGCGACGCCCACACCTTCAACTTCCTCGTCAGCGACGGATACG CATACTGCGTCGTTGCCACCGAGTCGGCTGGGCGGCAGATCCCTATGGCCTTCCTGGAGATGATAAAGGAGGAATTCAACAGGAGATATTCAGGTGGCGAAGCAGGAACGGCTACAGCCAACAGTCTCACCCGAGATTTCGG GCCCAGGCTTAGAGACCAGATGCAGTACTGCACGGATCACCCAGAGGAAGTGAGCAAGCTGTCCAGAGTGAAGGCCCAGGTGGATCAGGTGAAAAGCATCATGATGGAAAACATCGACAAG GCCTTTGATCGCGGACAGCAGATCGACGGGCTTGTCACAAGGACGGAGCAGCTCCACGACGAG GCCGTTGATTTCAGGCGGCAAGGCGTGCAGCTGCGGCGCAGGATGTGGTACCAGAACATGAAGGTGAAGCTCATCGTCCTCGGCGTCGTGGTCGCGCTCATCCTTATCATAGTCCTCTCAATTTGCCATGGCGGATGCAGCAAGTGA
- the LOC103641011 gene encoding vesicle-associated membrane protein 721 isoform X3: MGPPPPPEMERPAASGALIYAMVARGTVAVAEHTSYTGNFRDIAAQCLHKLPAGNNRFTYTCDAHTFNFLVSDGYAYCVVATESAGRQIPMAFLEMIKEEFNRRYSGGEAGTATANSLTRDFGPRLRDQMQYCTDHPEEVSKLSRVKAQVDQVKSIMMENIDKAFDRGQQIDGLVTRTEQLHDEAVDFRRQGVQLRRRMWYQNMKVKLIVLGVVVALILIIVLSICHGGCSK; this comes from the exons ATGGGG ccgccgccgccgccggagatGGAGAGACCTGCTGCTTCCGGGGCGCTCATCTACGCCATGGTGGCGCGGGGCACGGTGGCGGTGGCGGAGCACACGTCCTACACGGGCAACTTCCGGGACATCGCCGCGCAGTGCCTGCACAAGCTGCCGGCGGGGAACAACCGGTTCACCTACACCTGCGACGCCCACACCTTCAACTTCCTCGTCAGCGACGGATACG CATACTGCGTCGTTGCCACCGAGTCGGCTGGGCGGCAGATCCCTATGGCCTTCCTGGAGATGATAAAGGAGGAATTCAACAGGAGATATTCAGGTGGCGAAGCAGGAACGGCTACAGCCAACAGTCTCACCCGAGATTTCGG GCCCAGGCTTAGAGACCAGATGCAGTACTGCACGGATCACCCAGAGGAAGTGAGCAAGCTGTCCAGAGTGAAGGCCCAGGTGGATCAGGTGAAAAGCATCATGATGGAAAACATCGACAAG GCCTTTGATCGCGGACAGCAGATCGACGGGCTTGTCACAAGGACGGAGCAGCTCCACGACGAG GCCGTTGATTTCAGGCGGCAAGGCGTGCAGCTGCGGCGCAGGATGTGGTACCAGAACATGAAGGTGAAGCTCATCGTCCTCGGCGTCGTGGTCGCGCTCATCCTTATCATAGTCCTCTCAATTTGCCATGGCGGATGCAGCAAGTGA
- the LOC103641024 gene encoding Beta-glucuronosyltransferase GlcAT14A, translated as MKPIAHSLHAAVDRRWLLPLAVGSALSLLLLVALTTFPSPSAPSSSSALFVEHKLAPSPPSPAASLPRIAFLISGSAGDASALRRVLLALYHPRNRYILHLDAEAPDSDRSNLAADLASHPAIAAAANVRVVDRANLVTYRGPTMVANTLHAAAAFLWGDGASHWDWFINLSASDYPLVTQDDLIHVFSKLPRDLNFIDHTSDIGWKEFQRAKPVIIDPGLYMKKKADVFWIPQRRSVPTAFKLFTGSAWMALSRPFVEYCIWGWDNLPRTVLMYYSNFISSPEGYFHTVVCNAEEFKNTTVNHDLHYISWDNPPKQHPHYLTAEDLDRMVASDAPFARKFHEDDPVLDRIDEEILGRGADVPTPGGWCAGTRENGSDPCSVVGDTGLVVPGRGAARLQRLVTSLLSEEKFHPRQCK; from the exons ATGAAGCCCATCGCCCACTCACTCCACGCCGCCGTCGACCGCCGCTGGCTGCTCCCTCTGGCCGTTGGCTCCGCGCTCTCGctcctcctcctcgtcgccctcaccacCTTCCCCTCGCCCTCCgcgccctcctcctcctcagcgcTCTTCGTGGAGCACAAGCTCGCCCCCTCCCCGCCGTCCCCCGCCGCCTCGCTGCCCCGCATCGCCTTCCTCATCTCCGGATCCGCGGGGGACGCCTCCGCGCTCCGCCGCGTCCTCCTCGCGCTCTACCACCCGAGGAACCGCTACATCCTGCACCTCGATGCCGAGGCGCCCGACTCCGACCGCAGCAACCTCGCCGCCGACCTCGCCTCCCACCCCGCCATCGCCGCCGCGGCCAACGTGCGCGTCGTCGACCGCGCCAACCTCGTCACCTACCGCGGGCCCACCATGGTCGCCAACACGCtccacgccgccgccgccttctTGTGGGGCGACGGCGCCTCGCACTGGGATTGGTTCATCAACCTCTCCGCCTCCGATTACCCGCTCGTCACGCAGGATG ATCTGATACACGTATTCTCCAAGCTGCCGCGCGATCTCAACTTCATCGACCACACCAGCGACATTGGATGGAAGGA GTTTCAAAGGGCAAAGCCGGTCATCATTGATCCAGGGCTCTACATGAAGAAGAAAGCCGATGTGTTCTGGATTCCGCAGAGGCGGAGTGTGCCTACAGCATTCAAGCTCTTCACTG GTTCTGCCTGGATGGCACTGTCCAGGCCCTTTGTGGAATACTGCATATGGGGCTGGGACAACCTACCTCGCACAGTGCTCATGTACTACTCAAACTTCATCTCGTCGCCGGAAGGATACTTCCACACCGTTGTGTGCAACGCGGAGGAGTTCAAGAACACGACGGTGAACCACGACCTGCACTACATCTCGTGGGACAACCCTCCGAAGCAGCACCCGCACTACTTGACGGCGGAGGACCTGGACCGCATGGTCGCCAGCGACGCGCCGTTCGCCCGCAAGTTCCACGAGGACGACCCGGTGCTGGACAGGATAGACGAGGAGATCCTGGGCCGCGGCGCGGACGTGCCGACTCCCGGGGGCTGGTGCGCTGGGACGCGGGAGAACGGGAGCGACCCTTGCTCGGTGGTCGGAGACACCGGGCTTGTTGTGCCTGGCCGTGGAGCCGCGCGGCTGCAGCGGCTGGTCACGTCGTTGCTGTCGGAGGAGAAGTTCCACCCAAGGCAGTGCAAGTAA
- the LOC103641011 gene encoding vesicle-associated membrane protein 721 isoform X2 yields MAQPPPPPEMERPAASGALIYAMVARGTVAVAEHTSYTGNFRDIAAQCLHKLPAGNNRFTYTCDAHTFNFLVSDGYAYCVVATESAGRQIPMAFLEMIKEEFNRRYSGGEAGTATANSLTRDFGPRLRDQMQYCTDHPEEVSKLSRVKAQVDQVKSIMMENIDKAFDRGQQIDGLVTRTEQLHDEAVDFRRQGVQLRRRMWYQNMKVKLIVLGVVVALILIIVLSICHGGCSK; encoded by the exons ATggcgcagccgccgccgccgccggagatGGAGAGACCTGCTGCTTCCGGGGCGCTCATCTACGCCATGGTGGCGCGGGGCACGGTGGCGGTGGCGGAGCACACGTCCTACACGGGCAACTTCCGGGACATCGCCGCGCAGTGCCTGCACAAGCTGCCGGCGGGGAACAACCGGTTCACCTACACCTGCGACGCCCACACCTTCAACTTCCTCGTCAGCGACGGATACG CATACTGCGTCGTTGCCACCGAGTCGGCTGGGCGGCAGATCCCTATGGCCTTCCTGGAGATGATAAAGGAGGAATTCAACAGGAGATATTCAGGTGGCGAAGCAGGAACGGCTACAGCCAACAGTCTCACCCGAGATTTCGG GCCCAGGCTTAGAGACCAGATGCAGTACTGCACGGATCACCCAGAGGAAGTGAGCAAGCTGTCCAGAGTGAAGGCCCAGGTGGATCAGGTGAAAAGCATCATGATGGAAAACATCGACAAG GCCTTTGATCGCGGACAGCAGATCGACGGGCTTGTCACAAGGACGGAGCAGCTCCACGACGAG GCCGTTGATTTCAGGCGGCAAGGCGTGCAGCTGCGGCGCAGGATGTGGTACCAGAACATGAAGGTGAAGCTCATCGTCCTCGGCGTCGTGGTCGCGCTCATCCTTATCATAGTCCTCTCAATTTGCCATGGCGGATGCAGCAAGTGA